TTCCCCTGGCACCAGCGGCGGTCGCGCTTCAGCATGTCCACCAGCGTCGGCGGGCCTTCCTCATAGCTGCCGCGGTTGGTGTTCAGCAGGCGCACTGCGTAGCCCGCCTTGCGCATGAGGGCGGCCTCCACAAAGTCATGGCTCAGGATGTGGCCACCGAAGGGTTCCTTGCCGGGGAGGGCAGGGAGCGCACAGTTTTTGATGAAGGGCTCCAGACGAATGATGGCATTGTGCCCCCAGAAGTTGGCCTCACCGCACTGCCAGTAGTCCAGCCCTGCCATGAATGGTGGTCCGTACAGGGCCTGAGAAAACTGCATCACGCGGCCCAGCAAGGTTTCCGCCCCAATCTGTTTCGGGAAAGTCTGCAGGATGCCGATGCCAGGATTCTTCTCCATGATGCGCACCATGCTGGTCAGCAGGCCGCCGGACATCAGGCTGTCCGCATCCAGCACCAGCATGTAGCGGTAGCGCTTGCCCCAGCGGCGGCAGAAGTCACTCACGTTGCCGCTCTTGCGGTTGATCGGCTTGCGGCGCTTGCGGTAGAAGATGCGTCCAAAGGCGTTCAGCTGGCGGCACAGTTCCAGCCAGGCGGTTTCCTCTTCGATCCACTGGCTCGTCTGGTTCGAGTCGCTGAGGATGAAAAAGTCATAGTTCTTCGACTGGCCCGTCTGCTCCAGGGAAAGGTAAATGGCCCGCAGCCCTTCAAACACACGCGTCACATCTTCATTGAAGACGGGCATGATGATGGCGGTGCTGGCGGTGATGTCTTCCTCCATGTCCTCAGGCTTCAGCGTGCGCCAAAGGTCCAGGGGATCCGGCTTGGGCCGGTTCATCAGCCACACCCCGAACAGAGCCGTCCAGAAGCCGACATTGAGCTGGTAATACAGCGGCACAAACACCGCCAGCAGTCCCCATTCGGACCAGCGCATGCCGTGCTCCGAAAGGTAAACATACATCAGCCACACACCCACGATGGTGCCCAGGCCGACGAATGAAAAGAAGGTGGCGCGCCGTGTACGGGCGATGCGTGGCGGCGGCATGCCGGCCGTGAGATTGAGATTGGCCGTGCTGGCCCCGATCATGCTCATCCGAGAAGAAAGTAAAGATAACCCAGCACACCGCCCACGATGCTGACCAGAATGGAATAACGGAGAAGGGGGTGGCGGCCCAGGCGGTCGAAGGTGTCTTCGGCCACTTCGGAAACAATGCCCAGGTCCATGTCACGCGGGGTCATTTTGCTGACCTGCATGCCAGGGCCGGAAGTGCGCACGGCGGCGCGCATCGCCTCGGTCATGTCCTTGGGCAGATTTTCCTTGTCGAGGAAGAAGTTAGGCCAGCGCGCAGGCCCGCCGCTGAGGTGAAAGCCCAGCCTGCCCGCCGCTTCTAGCTGGGAGGCGTTCAGGTTCATGTCGCTGTAGATCGCCGCCAGCCACTCGTGCATCATCACCCGCGCCTGTTCGATGCTGTGCGCCGTGGGCGTGCGTTTGGGATCTTTCTTGTGGGCATCTGCCGCACGCCGCAGAGTCTCAAGAATGAGCTGAGTGCGGCGGATACGGTTGTGCAGTTGGTAGGAACGGAAATAGTCGGCGAGACGGGCATAAGCCTCGTTCCACTCGACTTCCGACCCCGTTGCGGGTGCGAATTGAATATTGACAGCTTCCATGGGCGCTCACTGGCGAGCCGCGCGCAAGATGCGCAGATTTGTCCATGAGGGAAGCGGTTTTCAAAGTCTCTTCATCCGTGTGGAGAGAACTTCACCTCGCGGCAGGCAGGTTTGCCCAGCGGATTTCGGCAACCCCAGTGCCAGCGGTCCGGCCGCGTGACAAATGGCTCCAGCCGAGTCCCTTCCAAAATGCGGAACTGCCCACGCAGCTCCCCGCCTTCCTGCACGTTCACGGATCGCGCGGCGATGCGCCCGTCCAGCGTGCCTCCTGCCTGGATGGTGATCGTCCCCTCGCAGGAAAAGTCTCCTTTGGCATGGCCCCACACTCGCATCGCGCGGCTGATCACCGGATAAAGAAAATCAACTTCTGCACCGGAGGCAATGTCTAGCAAGTCGCAGGCCACATGCTCCGCACACAGGCCGCGTGTGGTGATGATCTGGATCCCGGGCGGGCTTTCATATTCGTCCGGGTCCACCCGCTCCAGCTTTGCCAGGCACACAGGGCAGGTGGGATGAGCATAGGTCCCTGCCGTGGCGATGGTGAAAAAGAGATCGCTGCGTTCAGGTGGCAGCGCTTGCAAAACGGTGCAGAGCACGGCGGCATCCACCGCCTCGATACGAT
The Prosthecobacter algae genome window above contains:
- the mdoH gene encoding glucans biosynthesis glucosyltransferase MdoH, whose product is MIGASTANLNLTAGMPPPRIARTRRATFFSFVGLGTIVGVWLMYVYLSEHGMRWSEWGLLAVFVPLYYQLNVGFWTALFGVWLMNRPKPDPLDLWRTLKPEDMEEDITASTAIIMPVFNEDVTRVFEGLRAIYLSLEQTGQSKNYDFFILSDSNQTSQWIEEETAWLELCRQLNAFGRIFYRKRRKPINRKSGNVSDFCRRWGKRYRYMLVLDADSLMSGGLLTSMVRIMEKNPGIGILQTFPKQIGAETLLGRVMQFSQALYGPPFMAGLDYWQCGEANFWGHNAIIRLEPFIKNCALPALPGKEPFGGHILSHDFVEAALMRKAGYAVRLLNTNRGSYEEGPPTLVDMLKRDRRWCQGNMQHFWLLFAKGWHPMSRLNFLHGILSYASSLLWFFFLIFSTFLAATRLPHNNPQSILAEQILLGVTIMLIFLPKVTILLDEVITGRLFKPLKRRLMTFVSSMADTVVFTLMAPVLMIFHSQFVVYTVLGKGVRWVTQRRKIDGGVDWAEVFFTFWPVTVISVVWGVIGWFVSHSFFIWISPILGALFLAIPVALLVSGGSSGFRFGLFTTPEETDPPTVLATMNENLLEIKGRIHLPPELEKHHGLLQVCLDPYVNGLHVSLLRRRKNIHVSRAYLDQLASRLIHEGPQCLNPQEIKAMIHDTETVTDLHYRLWSARDHELAPFWATAIRQYNLAASSPFTHTLAQRGTLAA
- a CDS encoding polymer-forming cytoskeletal protein — protein: MSNPFAMLSQAGLSMTEKADVLRPGEWSVELIASLDWLRLAEVVRGIAAHAGCELAGSRVLPDGSLVFGMIEQPTTIYPQRALVKISAWNEWGATPESVTRFAQEVTTAKNTRGILVAPAGFSHSATLAAQEHRIEAVDAAVLCTVLQALPPERSDLFFTIATAGTYAHPTCPVCLAKLERVDPDEYESPPGIQIITTRGLCAEHVACDLLDIASGAEVDFLYPVISRAMRVWGHAKGDFSCEGTITIQAGGTLDGRIAARSVNVQEGGELRGQFRILEGTRLEPFVTRPDRWHWGCRNPLGKPACREVKFSPHG